In Feifania hominis, the following are encoded in one genomic region:
- a CDS encoding GNAT family N-acetyltransferase, which produces MSAESGVMRAGREQLPRLIENWNLVFGDSVEEIRRFYDAFWEEGVFLCICSGGEIVSQLALLPAVYRFAEKTVPAWYLYAALTRPEGRGRGLMGELVTAAVRQVRDMGAPLLFTLPASAGLYGYYARFGFATAFFRERGASAAWPAGYEAYRRQMEREPYCVVWGERHFSYAAGGGFSPPGCRAVHEPEPYGMARICDVAGLLRALPEEQAAGAQTAVSGDEIILENNGVFRLPCGGENLTLGELTPRLLAGFGGGRPYADLLLE; this is translated from the coding sequence ATGTCGGCTGAGAGTGGGGTGATGCGCGCCGGCAGAGAACAGCTGCCCCGGCTGATCGAGAACTGGAACCTCGTGTTCGGTGACAGCGTCGAAGAGATCAGACGGTTCTACGATGCTTTCTGGGAGGAGGGCGTCTTCCTCTGCATCTGCAGCGGCGGGGAGATTGTCTCTCAGCTTGCCCTGCTCCCGGCGGTCTACCGGTTCGCGGAGAAGACGGTACCCGCCTGGTATCTTTACGCCGCTCTGACTCGTCCCGAGGGACGCGGCCGGGGCCTGATGGGCGAGCTTGTCACAGCTGCTGTGCGGCAGGTGAGAGACATGGGCGCGCCGCTTCTCTTCACACTGCCGGCAAGCGCCGGGCTCTACGGTTACTATGCCCGTTTCGGCTTTGCGACGGCCTTTTTCCGCGAGCGCGGCGCGTCGGCTGCGTGGCCGGCCGGCTATGAGGCCTACCGCCGCCAGATGGAACGTGAGCCGTACTGCGTTGTCTGGGGGGAGCGCCACTTCTCCTACGCCGCAGGGGGTGGCTTCTCACCGCCCGGCTGCCGCGCGGTGCATGAGCCCGAGCCGTACGGCATGGCGCGCATCTGCGACGTGGCCGGTCTTCTGCGAGCGCTGCCCGAGGAGCAGGCCGCAGGGGCGCAGACGGCAGTGAGCGGCGATGAAATTATTTTGGAAAACAACGGCGTCTTCCGCCTGCCGTGCGGGGGAGAGAATCTCACCCTCGGCGAGCTTACGCCCCGGCTGCTGGCCGGGTTCGGCGGCGGGAGACCCTATGCGGATCTTCTGCTGGAATAA
- a CDS encoding DJ-1 family glyoxalase III, producing the protein MYLFLADGFEEMEAVAPMDILRREGMQLKLVGVPDIKVTGAHGLEVICDMRPEHVDLETLKMVILPGGPGYENLEKNERVMQILDFAYESGCFIGAICAAPSILGRRGMLKGRRATCYPGFESQCEGMIHAKEPVVRDGQIVTANGPGAAAEFGFRLLELYYGDRRTNALRRKMMA; encoded by the coding sequence ATGTACTTGTTTTTGGCCGATGGCTTCGAGGAGATGGAGGCCGTCGCCCCGATGGACATCCTGCGCCGCGAGGGCATGCAGCTCAAGCTCGTGGGCGTGCCCGACATCAAGGTGACGGGTGCGCATGGGCTCGAGGTCATCTGCGACATGCGCCCGGAGCATGTGGATCTCGAGACACTCAAAATGGTCATTTTGCCGGGCGGCCCGGGCTATGAGAATCTCGAGAAGAACGAGCGCGTGATGCAGATTCTGGACTTTGCCTACGAGAGCGGCTGCTTCATTGGAGCCATCTGCGCCGCCCCCTCGATTCTCGGGCGGCGGGGAATGCTCAAGGGACGCAGGGCGACCTGTTACCCCGGCTTTGAGTCGCAGTGTGAGGGCATGATTCACGCGAAAGAACCCGTGGTGCGCGACGGTCAGATTGTGACGGCAAACGGTCCGGGCGCCGCGGCGGAATTCGGCTTTCGGCTTCTGGAGCTCTACTACGGCGACAGGCGGACAAACGCGCTGCGCCGCAAGATGATGGCATGA
- a CDS encoding deoxyguanosinetriphosphate triphosphohydrolase family protein, with protein sequence MKYDQLSEPLQRQILEDRATGCRSPYAAPDAHALRREPGKDRPNPLRPAYVRDVEAILHSAYYNRYADKTQVFSFYRNDDITRRALHVQLVSRIARNIGAALGLNLDLIEAIALGHDIGHTPFGHAGERHLGELYHAHTGRYFQHNLHSVRCLDGIVPYNISLQVLDGIACHNGEYELDEYRPRGVGDFACFDRMLDEASRDERGSAHLTPMTLEGCVVRVCDMIAYLGKDRQDAVRARLIEDESVFEDGPLGSHNAEIINNLTVNLVENSYGRDHLCLSPEYFEALRRCKQQNYEIIYKSPLVAAVYDESVRPMFHLVYERLLEDLTAGRTDSPIFCHHIDFVESQPAKYARRRPYREEEPNQIVVDYMASMTDDYFVDLYAHLFPDRPATVSYRPYF encoded by the coding sequence ATGAAATACGATCAACTGAGCGAGCCGCTTCAGCGGCAGATTCTCGAGGACCGCGCGACGGGGTGCCGATCGCCCTATGCCGCGCCGGATGCGCACGCGCTGCGGCGCGAGCCCGGAAAGGACCGGCCGAACCCCCTGCGCCCGGCCTATGTGCGCGATGTGGAGGCCATTTTGCACAGCGCCTACTACAACCGCTATGCGGACAAGACGCAGGTGTTTTCTTTCTACCGAAACGACGACATCACCCGCCGGGCGCTGCATGTGCAGCTCGTCTCGCGCATTGCGCGCAACATCGGCGCTGCGCTCGGGCTCAACCTCGATTTGATTGAAGCGATCGCCCTCGGACATGACATCGGCCACACGCCCTTTGGCCACGCGGGGGAACGCCACCTCGGGGAACTCTACCACGCCCACACCGGGCGCTACTTTCAGCACAATCTGCACAGCGTGCGCTGCCTCGACGGCATTGTACCCTATAACATCAGTCTGCAGGTCCTCGACGGCATCGCCTGCCACAACGGCGAGTATGAGCTCGACGAGTACCGCCCGCGCGGCGTGGGGGACTTCGCCTGCTTTGACCGGATGCTCGACGAGGCGAGCCGGGACGAGCGGGGAAGCGCCCATTTGACGCCCATGACGCTCGAGGGATGTGTGGTGCGCGTCTGCGATATGATCGCCTATCTCGGCAAGGACCGGCAGGATGCCGTGCGGGCCCGTCTGATTGAAGACGAGAGCGTGTTTGAGGATGGCCCTCTCGGCAGCCACAACGCTGAGATCATCAACAACCTCACCGTCAACCTGGTGGAGAACAGCTACGGACGAGACCACCTGTGCCTCTCGCCGGAGTACTTTGAGGCCCTGCGCCGCTGCAAGCAGCAAAATTACGAGATCATCTACAAGTCGCCTCTGGTCGCTGCGGTCTACGACGAGAGTGTGCGGCCCATGTTCCACCTGGTCTATGAGAGACTGCTTGAGGATTTGACCGCCGGCAGAACCGACTCGCCCATCTTTTGCCACCACATCGACTTTGTCGAGAGCCAGCCGGCCAAATACGCCCGGCGCAGGCCCTACCGCGAGGAGGAGCCGAACCAGATCGTGGTCGACTATATGGCGAGCATGACCGATGACTATTTCGTCGACCTCTACGCCCACCTCTTTCCCGACCGGCCGGCCACCGTCTCGTACCGGCCCTATTTTTAA
- a CDS encoding WecB/TagA/CpsF family glycosyltransferase: MDKLAVGGLNFDNVTMEQALERALELIEAHAHSYIVTPNAEIGQMALKDPAFRRVLNGAALMLPDGIGVVLGSKILGTPLKGKVAGCDFAERLVPLLAERGHSLFLFGSKEGVAQAAAQNLKESSPNLHICGTQNGYFQDDGEIVDAINAAHPDVLFVCLGAPKQEYWMARNAERLDVGLMIGLGGSLDVMAGTVERAPEFYQRHHLEWLYRAVKEPKRLRRLGKLPAYVCNMLLIRLRLKRVKTEDSK; encoded by the coding sequence ATGGACAAGCTTGCCGTCGGCGGGCTCAATTTTGACAACGTGACAATGGAACAGGCGCTCGAGCGCGCGCTCGAGCTCATCGAGGCGCACGCGCACAGCTATATAGTGACGCCGAACGCCGAAATCGGCCAGATGGCGCTCAAGGATCCCGCCTTTCGCCGGGTACTCAACGGTGCGGCGCTCATGCTGCCCGACGGCATCGGCGTGGTGCTCGGCTCGAAGATTCTGGGCACGCCGCTCAAGGGCAAGGTCGCGGGCTGCGACTTCGCCGAGCGGCTCGTGCCGCTTCTCGCCGAGCGGGGGCACAGCCTCTTTCTCTTCGGTTCCAAGGAGGGCGTCGCGCAGGCCGCTGCACAAAATCTCAAAGAGAGCAGCCCCAATCTTCACATCTGCGGCACCCAAAACGGCTATTTTCAGGACGACGGCGAAATTGTCGACGCCATCAATGCGGCGCATCCCGACGTGCTGTTTGTGTGCCTCGGGGCTCCGAAGCAGGAGTACTGGATGGCGCGCAACGCCGAGCGGCTCGACGTGGGACTCATGATCGGGCTCGGCGGTTCGCTCGACGTCATGGCGGGCACTGTGGAGCGAGCACCGGAATTCTATCAGCGGCACCATCTGGAGTGGCTCTACCGCGCTGTGAAGGAGCCAAAGCGCCTTCGGCGCCTCGGAAAGCTGCCGGCCTATGTGTGTAACATGCTGCTCATCAGACTTCGCTTAAAGAGAGTGAAAACGGAGGATTCAAAATGA
- a CDS encoding 5-formyltetrahydrofolate cyclo-ligase, producing the protein MTDIDLAKRALRGEFRARREAIAPALRAQRDEAIARRLFESGAYRSARGILCYVSYQSEIDTRAILCRALRDGKRVAAPRVDARVHSMAFYELAEPEDLVGGYRGIPEPREGLPSAQGSDFSLCILPGYCFDGRGYRLGYGGGYYDRFLANFGGRKLGLCYRENLVSSLPHDRYDIPADLVICEDGEEEYNAKFE; encoded by the coding sequence ATGACCGATATTGATCTTGCAAAGCGAGCGCTGCGCGGCGAGTTCCGCGCGAGGCGGGAGGCTATCGCCCCCGCTCTGAGAGCGCAGCGGGATGAGGCGATCGCGCGCCGGCTCTTTGAGAGCGGCGCCTACCGCAGCGCGCGGGGAATTCTTTGCTACGTGTCCTATCAGAGCGAAATTGACACCCGCGCCATTTTGTGCCGGGCGCTCCGGGACGGCAAGCGGGTCGCAGCGCCCCGGGTGGACGCGCGCGTTCACAGTATGGCGTTTTACGAGCTTGCGGAGCCCGAAGATCTGGTCGGCGGCTACCGCGGCATCCCGGAGCCGCGAGAGGGTCTGCCGTCCGCGCAGGGAAGTGATTTTTCACTCTGCATCCTACCGGGATACTGCTTTGACGGGCGGGGCTATCGACTTGGCTATGGCGGCGGCTACTACGACCGCTTTCTGGCGAACTTCGGCGGGAGGAAACTCGGTCTCTGCTACAGGGAGAATCTGGTTTCGTCACTGCCGCATGACCGCTATGACATTCCGGCGGATCTTGTGATCTGCGAGGACGGCGAGGAGGAATACAATGCCAAATTCGAGTAA
- a CDS encoding dTMP kinase, whose amino-acid sequence MGKGKLIVIDGLDGSGKQTQTKLLLEALSHTGQPVRQISFPTYGKSSALIELYLSGAFGGRAGDVNPYAASTFFTVDRVASYLGDWRADYEAGTLIVADRYTTSNAIHQAAKLSTEQKRAFFAWLDDFEYEKVKLPRPDAVFFLDLPPALGQELMARRYSGDERKKDVHERDLAYLEQCYETAQLAARELGWQRIECSGKGEIKSVQEIHLELVRRVKEICDIL is encoded by the coding sequence ATGGGAAAGGGTAAATTGATCGTCATAGACGGCCTTGACGGCAGCGGGAAACAGACTCAGACCAAGCTGCTGCTCGAAGCGCTTTCGCATACGGGGCAACCGGTTCGCCAAATAAGCTTTCCGACTTACGGCAAATCCTCGGCGCTGATTGAGCTCTACCTCTCAGGCGCGTTCGGCGGCCGCGCGGGGGATGTCAACCCCTATGCGGCGTCCACGTTTTTCACGGTCGACCGGGTGGCGTCCTACCTCGGCGACTGGAGAGCCGACTACGAGGCGGGTACGCTGATTGTCGCCGACCGCTACACGACATCGAACGCCATTCACCAGGCGGCCAAGCTCTCCACCGAGCAGAAGCGGGCCTTTTTTGCATGGCTTGACGACTTTGAGTATGAAAAGGTGAAGCTGCCCCGGCCCGATGCGGTGTTTTTCCTCGATCTGCCGCCTGCGCTCGGGCAGGAGCTCATGGCACGGCGCTACAGCGGCGACGAGCGGAAAAAGGACGTCCACGAGCGGGATCTCGCGTATCTCGAGCAGTGCTATGAGACTGCACAGCTCGCGGCGCGCGAACTCGGCTGGCAGCGTATAGAATGCTCTGGAAAGGGCGAAATTAAGAGCGTTCAGGAGATCCATTTGGAACTTGTGAGAAGAGTGAAGGAGATCTGCGATATTTTATGA
- the thyX gene encoding FAD-dependent thymidylate synthase translates to MKVTLLAHTPDPERTVAAAAKLCYASGDIETVMEGLTDEKTESFLEMLAQIGHESPIEHVSFTFGIEGVSRALLAQITRHRIASFSVQSQRYVREGSFDYVVPPAIAENPEAMAVFTQAMRAAQESYDELVRILSDQRTQELIAGGKPEKEAARAGGKLANEDARFVLPNACDTKMIVTMNARSLMNFFHHRCCNRAQWEIRELATEMLREVRRVAPTLFAKAGPKCMTGKCPEGKMSCGRMEEMRAKFSAL, encoded by the coding sequence ATGAAAGTAACTCTGCTTGCCCACACGCCCGACCCCGAGCGCACTGTCGCTGCGGCGGCCAAACTCTGCTATGCGTCGGGCGACATTGAGACCGTCATGGAGGGGCTGACCGACGAGAAGACCGAGAGCTTTCTCGAGATGCTCGCGCAGATCGGCCACGAGAGCCCCATTGAACATGTGAGCTTTACCTTTGGCATCGAGGGGGTATCAAGGGCGCTGCTGGCGCAGATCACCCGCCATCGCATCGCGTCGTTCAGCGTGCAGAGCCAGCGCTATGTCAGAGAGGGCAGCTTCGACTATGTCGTACCGCCGGCAATCGCAGAGAACCCAGAGGCGATGGCGGTCTTCACGCAGGCCATGCGCGCGGCGCAGGAGAGCTACGATGAACTGGTGCGCATTCTGAGCGACCAGCGCACGCAGGAGCTGATCGCCGGGGGAAAGCCGGAGAAAGAGGCGGCCCGCGCGGGCGGCAAGCTCGCAAACGAGGACGCCCGCTTTGTGCTGCCCAACGCCTGCGACACCAAGATGATTGTGACCATGAATGCGAGAAGTCTGATGAACTTCTTTCACCACCGCTGCTGCAACCGCGCCCAGTGGGAGATCCGGGAGCTCGCAACCGAGATGCTGCGTGAGGTCCGACGGGTCGCGCCGACGCTGTTTGCCAAGGCGGGGCCGAAGTGCATGACGGGAAAATGCCCCGAGGGCAAGATGTCCTGCGGGAGGATGGAGGAGATGAGAGCGAAGTTCTCCGCTCTCTGA
- a CDS encoding peptidylprolyl isomerase → MKNPIVTIEMDSGNTMRVELYPEIAPNTVRNFVSLVRSGFYDGLIFHRVIPGFMIQGGDPTGTGMGGPGYSIAGEFASNGFANDLRHTRGVISMARSMSPDSAGSQFFIMVENAPHLDGQYAAFGKVIEGMEEADRIVSVRRNPSDRPLADERIKKASVETFGEQYDEPEKK, encoded by the coding sequence ATGAAAAATCCGATTGTCACGATTGAAATGGATAGCGGCAACACCATGAGAGTGGAGCTCTACCCGGAGATTGCGCCGAACACGGTGCGAAATTTTGTCTCGCTGGTACGCAGCGGCTTTTACGATGGGCTGATTTTTCACAGGGTCATTCCGGGATTTATGATTCAGGGCGGCGACCCGACCGGCACCGGTATGGGAGGCCCCGGCTACAGCATTGCGGGCGAGTTTGCGTCGAATGGCTTTGCAAACGATCTGCGCCACACGCGGGGCGTCATCTCGATGGCGCGCTCCATGTCACCGGACAGCGCCGGTTCGCAGTTTTTCATCATGGTGGAAAATGCGCCCCACCTCGATGGCCAGTACGCCGCTTTCGGCAAGGTGATCGAGGGCATGGAGGAGGCCGATCGCATTGTGTCGGTACGGCGCAACCCGTCGGACCGGCCGCTTGCGGACGAGAGGATCAAGAAAGCCTCAGTCGAGACGTTCGGTGAGCAGTACGACGAGCCGGAGAAGAAATAG
- a CDS encoding DUF2156 domain-containing protein, with protein sequence MIIFHEVKLTDKPRIDEMLRASAQRNCELSFSNLYIWQRTYGTTIAFVDDMLLAKNVKRGSFFTPVGPGDLKKAVERLVDFAKQEGCEARFTCVDERGMEQIRALFGDAFTYEHSRDSDDYIYSQQDLATLAGRAFHAKRNHVNRFKATYRWSYEPVTRENIPECLEVSHEWCMRNGVCEDHDVQNEKCAVKAYFEGFEQMGGRGGLLRVEGKPVAFTAGAPQYEGSDTFIVHFEKALADYNGVYATINQLFVENTLGDFAFVNREEDMGLEGLRKAKLSYNPVLLLPKYTVTHVG encoded by the coding sequence ATGATTATTTTCCACGAAGTCAAGCTTACGGACAAACCCAGAATCGATGAGATGCTGCGCGCCTCGGCGCAGCGCAACTGCGAGCTGAGTTTTTCCAATCTCTATATCTGGCAGAGGACCTACGGTACCACCATCGCCTTTGTCGACGACATGCTGCTCGCCAAAAACGTAAAGCGCGGCAGCTTCTTTACCCCAGTCGGGCCGGGCGATCTGAAAAAGGCGGTCGAGAGACTGGTCGATTTTGCAAAGCAGGAGGGCTGCGAGGCCCGTTTCACCTGCGTGGATGAGCGGGGAATGGAGCAGATTCGCGCGCTGTTCGGCGACGCGTTTACCTATGAGCACAGCCGTGACAGCGACGACTATATCTACTCCCAGCAGGACCTGGCGACGCTGGCGGGGCGCGCGTTTCACGCCAAACGAAATCACGTCAACCGCTTCAAGGCGACCTACCGCTGGAGTTACGAGCCGGTCACCCGGGAGAACATCCCCGAGTGTCTGGAGGTCAGCCATGAGTGGTGCATGAGAAACGGCGTCTGCGAGGATCACGACGTGCAAAATGAGAAGTGCGCCGTCAAGGCCTATTTCGAGGGTTTTGAGCAGATGGGCGGCCGCGGCGGTCTGCTGCGTGTGGAGGGAAAGCCGGTCGCATTCACCGCCGGAGCGCCCCAATACGAGGGCAGCGACACGTTCATCGTCCACTTTGAAAAGGCGCTTGCCGACTACAACGGCGTCTATGCCACCATCAATCAGCTCTTTGTCGAGAACACGCTCGGCGATTTTGCCTTTGTCAACCGTGAGGAGGATATGGGCCTCGAGGGCCTACGCAAGGCAAAGCTCTCCTACAACCCGGTGCTTCTGCTACCGAAGTATACCGTCACACATGTCGGCTGA